The nucleotide sequence CTTCGCTTAATGTCCTCGATTACGGCATCAACACTTTCACTTCGAAATTTTCTGTCTTTTGGCAGTGGCCGTTTGCTCACAAATTCTTGACCTTCAATCGGATTACCCGCTTGATGTTCAATGGAATGCATTCCCTCTGCAAGTAAATCGTGATTCATCACTTGCCCCAAGGCCATTGCAGCGGCGGCTTTGGCCAATGATTGCAAAAAATCTCGTCGTGATATCATCTTATTTAATGAGCGTCATTTTTCTTGTTTCGATAAACCCGCGCTGCCCACCGAGAGGCGTGGCACTAAGGCGGTAGAAATACACCCCACTTGCGAGTGACGAGGCATTAAAGTTTATGTCGTAGCGGCCACTGCTTTGCAACGTGTTCACCAATGTTTCAACCTTTCTGCCCAAGAGATCATACACATCAAGCTGAACGCGCGAAATTTCGGGAAGTTGGTATCGGATGGTGGTGGTTGGGTTAAACGGATTCGGAAAGTTTTGCATCAACTCATAGTCTCGTGAAATCTCTCGCCCTCTTCGGTCAATTCTCAAGAGCTGCCCGGCTTGCTCCGGCATTGTAAGCCCCAGAAACATTCGCCCATTTTGGAAGAAGATGTTATCGGGTGTGAATTGTGCATTATTCGCGCTCCAAGTGCCTGTCCCTCGATCCCATCGGTTTGAATCAAAGCTATCGAGATTATCTTGCCAAGAAAATGTGAATCCTCGGCTTTCGCTCCAACTGGAATACCGCACCCATTCATAAGCAGGATATAGCGGTAAAATGCGCCAATCAAATGTACCCGTCCAATCTGTCCAGATGGGTTGCCAGATATTCATCATAATTTTTTGCGCACGGCGAAGCGTGAGAATATGCGCTTGTGTTTGCCGATAAACCTCAACGCCATCCACAAACCACGCCACATACGTGGGAGTCCATTCAAAGGCATAATCATGAAAATCTTGATGCGGGTTGAAATTCACCACTTGCCTGTAATCGTGGCTGGTTTCAAATGCCGTGATGACATTAAACTGTACCTCGTTATTATATCTCCCCAAGATTTCAATATCAATTTCATTCCACTGCTCGGTACTGCCCACAAAATCGTGATAGGTGAAAAATGTGCTCAGCACGCCGCTGCCGGGAACGGATTTCATTCGTACTTCAAAGCGGCCATAAAGGAAAGATTCTTTGGTGCGATACTCTGCTCCACGGTAAAACTTACCGCCACCGGGCGGTGCAACGGGTTCTGTTGCAACGGTGATATTGTACTTCTCGCTAAGGTATTTTTCAACCGCTACGGTTTCTACTGAATTCAAGGTGCGGTTGTAGAGCAAAACTTCGGCAATATCATTGGTGCCATATAATCCTTGCGTTTCACCGACAAAGCTTCCAAGCCGTACTTGCGTTCCCGCAGTTTGACCATTCACTACGCCCTGATTGATGATTCCCGAACCGATATAGGCAGCAACCACAAACTGATTTTGATTGAGATTGATATTGGGTGCATTCTGACCATTTCGTCTTAAGCGTACCGTAGAACCATTTCCTGAAGCCTCTGCAATAAGCGTTCGTGATGCGGTTGACGCAAAACCGTTATAGGTTGAAAATCCAAATCCTGTGAATTGATTGGGGTCGCCGGATGTTTTTGAGGCTAAGATGACATCGACGGCTTGTTGAACCAATGGGGCTCTTCGATTTGCCACAACCACAAAGGCTGAAATATTTGAACCGGAGAGCATTGGAACAGTCATTGCACTTCCGCTTGATGAAAATCCACTCGTCCCTTGAAATCGCACTGCGGGCTTTCCATTGACTTGATTCGTTACATAAATGGGTTTGAAACTTCCGGTGCTGGTTGCATTACGATTTCCGCCTGAAAGATCCGGCCAAAGTGATACCGAATCGCCATCGGCCAATGCCAAAGTATCGGCACGAAGCCAAAGTTGAAGACCCGTTGTGGGAATTTGGGCATATAAATTAATAGCCAAAAAGAATGCGAAAATGGTAACTAAAGTTTTCATTCTTGAACTTTGCATATCAATTTATTAACGATGTTGAGAGCCTATAAATCCGTAGTAAGCTATATACACATAACATAGAAGTGGCAACCAAAATGCTTGATGAAGCCCGATAGAATCAGCCATTGCCCCCATCAAGACGGGAAGAATTGCGCCACCGACAATCGCCA is from Chloroherpetonaceae bacterium and encodes:
- a CDS encoding family 16 glycosylhydrolase; protein product: MQSSRMKTLVTIFAFFLAINLYAQIPTTGLQLWLRADTLALADGDSVSLWPDLSGGNRNATSTGSFKPIYVTNQVNGKPAVRFQGTSGFSSSGSAMTVPMLSGSNISAFVVVANRRAPLVQQAVDVILASKTSGDPNQFTGFGFSTYNGFASTASRTLIAEASGNGSTVRLRRNGQNAPNINLNQNQFVVAAYIGSGIINQGVVNGQTAGTQVRLGSFVGETQGLYGTNDIAEVLLYNRTLNSVETVAVEKYLSEKYNITVATEPVAPPGGGKFYRGAEYRTKESFLYGRFEVRMKSVPGSGVLSTFFTYHDFVGSTEQWNEIDIEILGRYNNEVQFNVITAFETSHDYRQVVNFNPHQDFHDYAFEWTPTYVAWFVDGVEVYRQTQAHILTLRRAQKIMMNIWQPIWTDWTGTFDWRILPLYPAYEWVRYSSWSESRGFTFSWQDNLDSFDSNRWDRGTGTWSANNAQFTPDNIFFQNGRMFLGLTMPEQAGQLLRIDRRGREISRDYELMQNFPNPFNPTTTIRYQLPEISRVQLDVYDLLGRKVETLVNTLQSSGRYDINFNASSLASGVYFYRLSATPLGGQRGFIETRKMTLIK